The Alphaproteobacteria bacterium genome includes a window with the following:
- the cmk gene encoding (d)CMP kinase — MIVAVDGPAASGKGTLARRIANRFDLAFLDTGLLYRAVGHKVLAKGGNPAIVETATAAARELALSDLEDPALAEALRSDEVSKAASQVAALAEVRAALLGLQRRFAHHPPGRKKGAVLDGRDIGTIICPSADVKIFVTASPEVRAERRHKELIARGETIIYARVLEDLKERDARDSARAAAPLKPAPDAYVLDTSALDADQAFDVAVNLILTRIGSRLT, encoded by the coding sequence GCGCATTGCGAACCGCTTCGACTTGGCCTTTCTCGATACGGGCCTTCTCTATCGCGCGGTCGGGCACAAAGTGCTGGCCAAGGGTGGTAACCCTGCCATCGTCGAAACAGCCACGGCGGCAGCCCGCGAACTCGCGCTGAGCGATCTCGAGGACCCAGCCCTGGCGGAAGCCCTCAGAAGCGATGAGGTAAGCAAAGCAGCCTCCCAGGTTGCCGCCCTCGCCGAGGTCCGTGCCGCCCTTCTCGGCCTGCAACGCCGCTTTGCTCACCACCCACCGGGGCGGAAAAAGGGGGCGGTGTTGGACGGGCGGGATATTGGAACGATCATTTGCCCGAGCGCGGACGTTAAGATTTTCGTAACCGCAAGTCCCGAAGTGCGCGCCGAGCGGCGGCATAAAGAGTTGATCGCGCGGGGCGAAACCATTATATATGCGCGCGTCCTTGAGGACCTGAAGGAGCGCGATGCGCGGGATTCTGCGCGCGCGGCCGCCCCGCTCAAGCCAGCACCCGATGCTTACGTGCTGGATACGAGTGCGCTCGACGCGGATCAGGCTTTCGACGTAGCGGTCAACCTCATCCTGACCAGGATCGGCAGCCGGCTCACCTGA